A genomic region of Roseofilum casamattae BLCC-M143 contains the following coding sequences:
- the rplB gene encoding 50S ribosomal protein L2, with the protein MGIRSYKPYTSSTRQQSVSDFAEVTKDRPEKSLVAKKHRVKGRNNRGVITCRHRGGGHKRRYRVIDFRRNKFNIPARVAAIEYDPNRNARIALLFYTDGEKRYILHPRGLEVGSTVISGETVPIEVGNCMPLGNMPLGTSVHNVELVAGRGGQIVRAAGATAQVVAKEGDYVTLRLPSTEVRMVRRECYATIGQVGNAEVRNISLGKAGRTRHKGRRPQVRGSVMNPVDHPHGGGEGRAPIGRSGPVTPWGKPALGAKTRKKDKESNRLIVRRRRRTSKRGRGGRQA; encoded by the coding sequence ATGGGCATTCGATCTTATAAACCCTATACCTCAAGTACGCGGCAGCAAAGCGTTTCCGACTTTGCGGAAGTGACGAAAGACCGGCCGGAGAAGTCCCTGGTCGCGAAAAAGCATCGCGTGAAAGGGCGCAACAACCGAGGAGTTATTACCTGTCGCCATCGCGGGGGCGGACACAAACGCCGCTACCGGGTCATCGACTTCCGTCGTAACAAGTTTAATATCCCGGCTAGAGTGGCTGCGATCGAATACGATCCGAACCGCAACGCTCGCATCGCCCTCCTCTTCTATACCGACGGTGAAAAGCGCTATATTCTTCACCCTCGAGGTTTAGAAGTCGGCAGCACTGTCATCTCTGGCGAAACCGTTCCCATCGAAGTCGGTAACTGTATGCCTTTGGGCAATATGCCTCTCGGTACCAGCGTTCACAACGTCGAACTCGTTGCCGGTCGCGGCGGTCAAATCGTTCGAGCCGCAGGAGCAACAGCGCAAGTTGTTGCCAAAGAAGGAGATTACGTCACCCTGCGCCTGCCTTCGACTGAAGTTCGCATGGTGCGCCGGGAATGCTACGCCACCATCGGTCAAGTCGGTAATGCCGAAGTGCGCAATATTAGCCTCGGAAAAGCCGGTCGGACTCGCCATAAAGGTCGCCGTCCCCAAGTTCGCGGTAGCGTCATGAACCCCGTGGATCACCCCCATGGTGGTGGTGAAGGTCGCGCGCCCATCGGTCGCAGCGGTCCGGTTACGCCTTGGGGTAAACCAGCACTGGGTGCCAAAACGCGGAAAAAAGATAAAGAAAGCAATCGCTTGATCGTACGTCGCCGTCGTCGGACTTCCAAACGCGGTCGTGGCGGTCGTCAAGCTTAA
- a CDS encoding 50S ribosomal protein L23, which produces MVSKATTDASRRLPDLIRRPIVTEKGTRLLEDNKYVFEVRPEATKPEIKAAIESLFEVKVTKVNTYNSPPKKRRVGRFVGYKARYKRAVVTLAPDSSIVLFPEV; this is translated from the coding sequence ATGGTGAGTAAAGCAACGACAGACGCCAGCCGTCGCTTGCCCGACTTGATCCGTCGCCCGATCGTTACCGAAAAAGGAACCCGACTCCTAGAAGACAACAAATACGTCTTTGAAGTCCGTCCCGAAGCAACCAAACCGGAAATTAAAGCCGCGATCGAAAGCTTATTTGAAGTCAAAGTCACTAAAGTCAACACCTACAACTCCCCTCCGAAAAAACGGCGAGTCGGCCGCTTTGTCGGGTACAAAGCCCGATACAAAAGAGCTGTGGTTACTTTAGCCCCCGATAGCAGTATCGTTCTCTTCCCCGAAGTTTAA
- the rplD gene encoding 50S ribosomal protein L4 → MVSCTTKDWQGADVGTANLDLKVAKEETAAHVVHRALVRQLNNARQGTASSKTRAEVRGGGRKPWRQKGTGRARAGSIRSPLWRGGGVIFGPKPRSYETKMNKKERRLALTTALMSRSEDLIAVTDFSENLARPKTKELLAAIGRWGATDTDKVLLIVSERNENLYLSARNVPRLRPILAEQLNIYDILNADKIVATDAALAKIQEVYGE, encoded by the coding sequence ATGGTTAGTTGTACGACAAAAGATTGGCAGGGAGCAGACGTTGGCACCGCCAACCTCGACTTGAAAGTCGCCAAAGAAGAAACCGCTGCCCACGTTGTCCATCGGGCCCTAGTGCGTCAGCTCAACAATGCTCGTCAGGGAACCGCCTCCAGCAAAACCCGCGCCGAAGTACGCGGTGGCGGTCGCAAACCCTGGCGGCAAAAAGGAACCGGTCGAGCCAGAGCGGGTTCGATCCGCTCTCCCCTGTGGCGAGGTGGTGGTGTCATTTTTGGTCCGAAGCCGAGAAGCTACGAAACCAAAATGAACAAAAAAGAACGTCGCCTTGCTTTAACGACAGCTTTGATGAGCCGCAGCGAAGACTTAATCGCCGTTACCGACTTTAGCGAAAACCTAGCTCGGCCGAAAACAAAAGAACTCCTCGCCGCCATCGGCCGTTGGGGAGCCACAGATACTGACAAAGTTCTCCTCATCGTTTCCGAGCGCAACGAGAATCTGTATCTGTCTGCTCGTAACGTTCCCCGCTTGCGACCGATCTTAGCGGAGCAACTCAACATCTACGACATACTCAATGCTGACAAAATTGTTGCTACCGATGCAGCTCTAGCAAAAATCCAGGAGGTCTATGGTGAGTAA
- the rplC gene encoding 50S ribosomal protein L3: protein MSVGILGTKVGMTQIFDMEAGTAIPVTVVQAGPCTVTQIKTPETDGYSAIQIGYDAVPKRKLNRPELGHLEKSGAASGDTGLRHLREYRIDSTSSYELGQELKADIFTEGQLIDAVGKSIGRGFTGYQKRHNFRRGPMSHGSKNHRLPGSTGAGTTPGRIYPGKRMAGQKGNTQITVRKLEVVRVDTDRNLLLIKGSVPGKPGTLLSIAPTNKVGK from the coding sequence GTGTCTGTAGGTATTCTCGGAACGAAAGTCGGCATGACCCAAATCTTTGACATGGAAGCCGGAACCGCTATTCCGGTCACCGTCGTCCAAGCCGGGCCGTGCACCGTTACCCAAATCAAAACCCCAGAAACCGATGGCTACAGCGCCATCCAAATCGGCTACGATGCCGTTCCCAAGCGCAAGCTGAACCGACCCGAACTCGGTCACCTGGAAAAATCAGGAGCTGCCTCTGGCGACACCGGACTGCGCCATCTGCGCGAATACCGCATTGATAGCACCAGCTCTTACGAACTCGGTCAAGAACTCAAAGCCGACATCTTCACCGAAGGGCAATTAATCGATGCCGTCGGTAAAAGCATCGGTCGCGGATTTACCGGCTATCAAAAGCGCCACAACTTCCGTCGCGGACCCATGTCCCACGGTTCTAAGAATCACCGCCTCCCCGGTTCTACTGGAGCAGGAACCACTCCCGGACGTATCTATCCTGGAAAACGGATGGCGGGACAGAAAGGAAACACTCAGATCACCGTGCGCAAACTCGAAGTGGTGCGCGTCGATACCGATCGCAACCTACTGCTGATTAAAGGCTCCGTTCCCGGCAAACCCGGAACCCTCCTGAGCATTGCCCCCACCAACAAAGTGGGCAAATAA
- a CDS encoding DUF1272 domain-containing protein, with amino-acid sequence MLELRPNCECCNKDLPPQSNEAAICTFECTFCRTCAGSILNYICPNCSGNLVQRPIRPAGALLKHPASTQRILKKDGCIT; translated from the coding sequence ATGCTAGAACTCAGACCCAACTGCGAATGTTGCAACAAAGATCTTCCACCTCAATCCAACGAAGCAGCGATCTGTACCTTCGAGTGTACGTTTTGCCGAACTTGCGCGGGAAGCATCTTAAACTATATCTGTCCGAACTGTAGCGGAAACTTAGTCCAGCGCCCGATCCGCCCCGCAGGAGCTTTACTCAAACATCCTGCCTCGACCCAACGAATTCTGAAAAAAGACGGGTGTATTACCTAA
- the cobA gene encoding uroporphyrinogen-III C-methyltransferase: MTLGKVYLVGAGLGSLDTLTLRGYHLLKQAEVLVYDALVDRRLLAEVSPRCLLVDVGKRGGQPSTPQTQINRLLAYYCQQGHQVVRLKSGDPLIFGRSAAELEALATENCPVEIVPGVSSAIAAPTLAGIPLTDAELSSGFTVVSAHNPESLNWSILARVDTLVLLMGGRSLPEIVALLLENGKPEFTLVAIIRWAGFPEQEIWQGTLRNIVKLTAGETLSPTVIIIGNVIEKRSLFSSLVHLPDMPLSNQTILVTRSAGQSSNFTQLLEQKGARVIEMPALEIVPPSTWELMDKAIANLAQFDWLILTSSNAVEYFWERLNFHGLDSRALGRIKLAVVGKKTAFVLRKKGLEPDYIPPNFIADSLVENFPESLSGKQLLFPRVETGGREVLVKECTEQGATVTEVPAYQSQCPTTVPPEAAQALQNQEINIITFASSKTVKNGMKLIRELGNISLDSVCIASIGPQTSKTCLELLGRVDIEAEEYTLEGLTESIIEWVGDRKN, encoded by the coding sequence ATGACGTTGGGCAAAGTCTATTTAGTCGGCGCGGGGTTGGGCAGTTTAGATACCCTGACCCTACGAGGTTATCATCTCCTGAAACAAGCAGAAGTTTTGGTGTACGATGCTCTGGTCGATCGCCGTTTATTGGCTGAAGTCAGTCCGCGCTGCTTGTTGGTGGATGTGGGGAAGCGGGGAGGACAACCGAGTACGCCACAAACGCAGATTAATCGCTTGCTCGCGTACTATTGCCAACAAGGACATCAGGTGGTGCGACTGAAAAGTGGAGATCCGTTAATATTCGGTCGCAGCGCTGCGGAATTAGAGGCTTTGGCGACAGAGAATTGCCCGGTAGAAATTGTGCCAGGGGTTTCTTCCGCGATCGCAGCCCCGACTCTGGCCGGTATTCCTCTCACCGATGCTGAGTTGAGTTCTGGATTTACGGTAGTTTCCGCGCACAATCCGGAAAGCCTCAATTGGAGTATTTTAGCACGAGTTGACACCTTGGTTTTACTGATGGGAGGGCGATCGCTTCCGGAGATAGTGGCGTTGCTTTTAGAGAACGGAAAACCCGAGTTTACTCTCGTTGCCATTATCCGCTGGGCTGGGTTTCCCGAGCAAGAAATTTGGCAAGGCACATTAAGAAATATTGTGAAGTTAACCGCAGGGGAAACCTTGTCGCCAACAGTAATTATTATAGGGAACGTTATTGAAAAGCGATCGCTGTTCTCTAGTCTCGTCCATTTGCCAGATATGCCTCTATCCAACCAGACCATTTTAGTCACTCGCTCCGCCGGCCAATCCAGCAATTTTACGCAACTTTTGGAGCAAAAAGGAGCCAGAGTAATTGAGATGCCTGCGTTAGAAATTGTACCGCCTTCGACCTGGGAATTGATGGATAAGGCGATCGCAAATTTAGCTCAGTTTGATTGGCTTATTCTCACTTCGAGTAATGCCGTCGAGTATTTCTGGGAACGCTTGAATTTTCATGGGTTGGACAGTCGCGCGCTAGGAAGAATAAAACTGGCTGTTGTCGGCAAGAAAACGGCGTTCGTGTTGCGCAAAAAAGGACTCGAACCCGACTATATTCCGCCGAACTTTATCGCAGATTCATTAGTGGAGAATTTCCCAGAATCTCTATCGGGAAAACAGTTATTATTTCCGCGCGTAGAAACAGGGGGGCGCGAGGTATTAGTTAAAGAATGTACCGAGCAAGGCGCAACCGTTACCGAAGTTCCAGCTTATCAATCTCAATGTCCGACAACAGTTCCACCGGAAGCCGCACAAGCATTGCAAAACCAAGAGATTAATATTATTACGTTTGCCAGTTCTAAAACCGTGAAAAATGGCATGAAACTTATTCGCGAGTTAGGAAATATTTCTCTCGATTCAGTTTGTATTGCCTCTATCGGCCCGCAAACGTCGAAAACTTGTCTGGAGCTATTGGGACGAGTCGATATTGAAGCCGAAGAGTATACGCTGGAGGGACTAACTGAGAGTATTATAGAGTGGGTTGGCGATCGCAAAAACTAA
- a CDS encoding Rpn family recombination-promoting nuclease/putative transposase, translated as MKTDTLFYKIFQEFPQFFFELCGLAPTTSNLYTFTSVEVKQQAFRMDGLFLPKSNNSQLPLYITEVQFQPDDNFYYRLFSELFLYLKQYQPPHPWQVVVIYPNRNVERENLLHFRNQLLLPEVTRIYLNELASNSLGTGTIKLVMESQSKAPEVAKALIQQARARLTQGQVRQNLIDLIETIIVYKLPEKSREEIEAMLGLSDIKQTKVYQEALAEGQKIGEERGEQRGEQRGEQQAKRQAIPRMVSYGLAPDAIAQLLDIPLSAVTEVIEQLEK; from the coding sequence ATGAAAACCGACACCCTCTTCTACAAAATCTTCCAAGAGTTCCCGCAATTTTTCTTTGAACTATGCGGACTGGCGCCAACTACCTCCAATCTCTATACCTTTACGTCTGTTGAAGTGAAGCAACAGGCCTTTCGCATGGACGGACTCTTTTTACCCAAGTCGAACAACTCCCAACTTCCCCTATACATTACTGAAGTTCAATTCCAACCCGATGACAACTTCTACTATCGTCTCTTCAGCGAACTGTTTCTCTACTTAAAACAATACCAACCTCCTCACCCTTGGCAAGTAGTTGTTATTTATCCAAATCGGAATGTCGAGCGGGAAAACCTCTTACACTTTCGCAATCAATTGTTACTTCCGGAAGTGACTCGGATTTATCTGAACGAACTGGCATCAAATTCATTAGGAACGGGTACAATAAAACTGGTGATGGAGAGTCAGTCGAAAGCACCAGAAGTTGCGAAAGCTCTAATCCAACAAGCACGCGCTCGGTTAACCCAAGGTCAAGTTCGGCAAAACTTAATTGACTTAATCGAGACTATAATCGTGTATAAACTGCCGGAAAAAAGTCGGGAGGAAATTGAAGCGATGTTAGGATTGAGCGACATTAAGCAAACAAAGGTATATCAAGAAGCTCTGGCGGAAGGACAGAAAATTGGCGAGGAGCGGGGAGAGCAGCGGGGAGAACAGCGGGGAGAACAGCAGGCAAAGCGCCAAGCCATTCCGCGCATGGTGAGCTATGGTTTAGCTCCAGATGCGATCGCCCAATTGCTGGATATTCCCCTATCTGCGGTCACTGAAGTCATTGAGCAGCTAGAGAAATAG